Proteins found in one Pyrus communis chromosome 15, drPyrComm1.1, whole genome shotgun sequence genomic segment:
- the LOC137717513 gene encoding serine/arginine-rich splicing factor RSZ22A-like, translated as MSRVYVGNLSPRVSEGELEDEFRVFGNIRSVWVARRPPGYAFVDFDDSRDAEDAIREIDGKNNWRVELSHNSRGGGGGGRGGGGRGRSGGSDLKCYECGEPGHFARECRLRGGGGGGGGGGRRRSRTPPRYRRSPSYGRRSYSPRGRSPRRRSLTPRGNSRSRSPPYRGREELPYANGNGLKDRRRSRS; from the exons ATGTCTCGTGTGTACGTCGGAAACTTGAGTCCTCGAGTGTCCGAGGGAGAGCTCGAAGACGAGTTTCGTGTTTTTGGAAATATTAGAAG CGTGTGGGTTGCTCGGAGACCACCGGGTTATGCTTTTGTTGACTTCGATGACAGTAGAGATGCAGAGGATGCAATCCGTGAAATAGATG GTAAGAATAACTGGAGAGTTGAGCTTTCACACAACTCtagaggtggtggtggtggtggtcgtgGTGGAGGTGGTCGTGGCCGCTCTGGCGGTTCTGATTTGAAGTGCTATGAGTGTGGTGAGCCTGGCCATTTTGCTCGTGAATGTCGTCtacgtggtggtggtggtggtggaggtggtggtggaagGCGTCGTAGCCGCACTCCCCCTCGCTATCGCAGAAGTCCTAGTTATGGTCGCAG GAGCTACAGTCCTCGTGGGAGATCCCCTAGGCGTCGCAGTTTGACACCACGAGGGAATAGCCGCAGCAGGTCCCCACCATACCGTGGGCGGGAGGAGTTGCCATATGCCAATGG CAATGGTCTAAAGGATCGCCGCCGAAGCAGGAGTTAA